In a genomic window of Dyadobacter fermentans DSM 18053:
- a CDS encoding efflux RND transporter permease subunit has protein sequence MYQLIRTALRQPISIVVVVIGILFFSVLSIRSIPVDIFPNLDLPTIYVVQPYGGMAPDQMDGFIATRYQDHFLYVSGIRDVDVKTIQGLSLIKLSFYPGTDMAQAAAEVANNVSRAKAYMPEGTVPPQVVRFDASSVPIGQMVFESASRSLNEIQDFASSRVRPMFSRIEGVSSPPPFGGNQRTIVVRVDPERIRSYHLTPEEVIKSIIANNQPSPAGNIRMGDKTLMTPVNSLIKKPEDFLNIPIRVGAGPTVFIRDVGVVEDGADVTVSYALINGRRAVYIPVVKKSDASTLDVVNNIRAALPQLRNAVPEDVKISYEFDQSVYVTNSLKSLITEGILGALLTGLMVLLFLRDWRSVIIVIVTIPISILSAVILMNLFGQTINIMTLSGLALAIGVLVDQATVTIENIHQHQEMGKPKEQAIWDACKEIAFPEFLILLAILAVFAPSFVMSGIPRSMFLPLSLAVGFAMIASFLLSQTLVPVLANWLLKDHPHHEAPTLALDSQEIKDVIEEGEHPSLPPTGFEKFKLKYLNVLNGIMGKRLIVPVYLVGTIALIVGGFFLIGTDILPKANSHQFQMRMRVPDGTRVERTEEATLKVLNLIQSEVGKGNVEISSAYVGTVPSSYGTSNIFVFNSGPHEAVLQVSLKEEFPVRMDALKEKLRARIAKEIPNLAISFEPIELVDKIMSQGASTPIEVSVAAKDVEEAGRFARKIRKEMEQIAFLRDVQIAQPLEYPVLDVKIDRERAGQLGITSTQVARSMVAATSSSRFTDKNLWLDDAKGLAYQVQVQIPEYQMTSVEDIGTIPLKTGVSNPLLADVATFSEKTAPGEYDRAGPNRLVTVTANIHQKDLGAATTAVQKAIKNAGESPRGVIVELKGQTDLLTETLSSLQTGLLIAVVIMFLLLAATYQSFKLSLVVLSTIPAVVVGSIGLLLLTGATLNLQSYMGLIMSVGVSVANAILMVTNAENLRLQLQDAHKAVTLAAGSRIRPILMTSIAMIAGMVPMASGMGEGGDQIAPLGQAVIGGLIASTLASLLILPAVFTLVQRKASVNSVSLDPEDPESNFFRKKLQTSVSMNTLKSILILITVAVGLSACSSTAETSDSHEAKSAGEAAAGSAKESAAVELAYVKSMKPARQVALPGELKPWNKVSIHPKVKGFVKTVNVDRGTFVKKGQVLSVLEAPEVISELSQAKAQLIAAEAALHEITTRYQATALTYSRLQKTNRTEGAVSLNELDLAKARAAADSAAMSVAKGNVQAARSFMETKTELSRYLTVTAPFDGIITERNISPGALVGPGEGGAKPLFILEDHTKLRLTLAIPENMSSAIPNKGEVSFTVSASPEKVYKAVYARSSRTLTEENRSMMTEFDVNNRSNELKAGMYAQVQLNTERTGNTLFVPTTAVVNSSEQVFVIRDKGKKAEWVPVKRGVVVDTLVEVFGDLHDGDAIVKKASEEYRNGEDL, from the coding sequence ATGTATCAACTCATCAGAACTGCCCTCCGACAGCCCATTTCTATCGTGGTGGTCGTGATCGGCATCCTATTTTTCTCGGTTTTGTCGATCCGGAGCATTCCGGTCGATATTTTCCCAAACCTCGACTTACCGACCATTTACGTGGTGCAGCCCTACGGCGGTATGGCTCCCGACCAAATGGACGGCTTCATCGCCACGCGCTACCAGGACCACTTTCTGTATGTGTCGGGGATTCGCGATGTGGACGTGAAAACGATCCAGGGTTTGTCGCTGATCAAACTGTCATTCTACCCCGGTACCGACATGGCGCAGGCTGCTGCGGAGGTTGCCAACAACGTCTCCCGCGCGAAAGCCTACATGCCCGAGGGCACGGTGCCTCCGCAGGTAGTCCGTTTCGATGCGAGCTCAGTGCCGATCGGGCAGATGGTTTTCGAAAGCGCTTCCCGCTCGCTGAACGAGATCCAGGACTTCGCCTCGTCGCGTGTGCGGCCGATGTTCAGCCGGATCGAGGGCGTTTCCAGCCCGCCGCCATTCGGTGGTAACCAGCGTACGATCGTCGTGCGCGTGGACCCGGAGCGCATCAGAAGCTACCATCTGACCCCGGAAGAGGTCATTAAATCCATCATTGCCAACAACCAGCCCTCCCCCGCCGGTAACATCCGCATGGGCGACAAAACTTTGATGACGCCCGTTAACTCTCTCATTAAGAAACCGGAAGACTTCCTTAACATCCCGATTCGCGTGGGAGCCGGGCCTACCGTGTTCATCCGTGATGTGGGCGTGGTGGAAGATGGTGCTGATGTTACCGTGAGCTACGCGCTGATCAATGGCCGCCGGGCGGTTTATATTCCGGTAGTGAAAAAATCTGACGCGTCGACGCTGGATGTGGTGAACAATATCCGGGCTGCATTGCCGCAATTACGGAATGCGGTGCCGGAGGATGTGAAGATTTCCTACGAATTCGACCAGTCGGTGTATGTGACCAACTCGCTCAAAAGCCTGATTACCGAGGGTATTCTCGGTGCATTGCTCACCGGTTTGATGGTGCTGCTCTTCCTCCGCGACTGGCGCAGCGTGATCATCGTGATCGTCACCATCCCGATTTCGATTCTTTCGGCGGTGATTTTGATGAATTTATTTGGACAAACGATCAATATCATGACATTGAGCGGGCTGGCATTGGCTATCGGCGTGCTCGTGGACCAGGCGACGGTGACAATCGAAAACATTCACCAGCACCAGGAAATGGGTAAACCGAAGGAACAGGCCATTTGGGATGCTTGTAAGGAAATCGCATTCCCTGAATTCCTTATTTTGCTGGCGATCCTGGCCGTTTTTGCGCCGTCGTTTGTGATGAGTGGTATTCCAAGATCGATGTTTTTACCACTCTCGCTGGCGGTCGGTTTTGCGATGATCGCTTCGTTTTTGCTCTCTCAAACCCTGGTCCCCGTGCTTGCAAACTGGCTTTTGAAAGACCATCCGCACCACGAGGCGCCCACATTGGCATTGGATAGCCAGGAGATTAAGGATGTGATTGAGGAAGGCGAGCACCCGTCGCTGCCCCCTACCGGTTTTGAAAAATTCAAACTAAAATACCTGAACGTGCTCAACGGCATTATGGGCAAGCGCCTGATCGTGCCGGTATACCTGGTCGGCACCATAGCACTGATCGTCGGCGGATTCTTCCTCATCGGCACCGACATTCTTCCGAAAGCCAACAGTCACCAGTTTCAAATGCGCATGCGGGTGCCCGATGGTACGCGCGTGGAACGTACGGAAGAGGCTACATTAAAGGTTTTGAATCTGATTCAATCGGAGGTCGGGAAGGGGAATGTCGAGATATCGTCGGCTTATGTGGGCACGGTGCCTTCCAGCTACGGTACTTCCAACATTTTCGTGTTCAACAGCGGCCCGCACGAGGCGGTTTTGCAGGTGTCGTTAAAAGAAGAATTTCCGGTGAGAATGGATGCATTAAAGGAAAAACTGCGTGCGCGGATCGCCAAGGAAATCCCGAATCTGGCCATTTCATTTGAACCGATCGAGCTGGTGGACAAAATTATGAGCCAGGGCGCTTCTACGCCGATCGAAGTGAGTGTGGCGGCCAAGGATGTAGAAGAAGCCGGAAGGTTTGCCCGCAAAATCCGGAAGGAAATGGAGCAGATCGCTTTCCTCCGCGATGTGCAGATCGCCCAGCCATTGGAATACCCGGTCCTGGATGTAAAAATCGACCGCGAACGCGCAGGGCAGCTGGGCATTACCTCTACGCAAGTGGCGCGCTCGATGGTAGCAGCCACGTCGTCCAGCCGTTTTACGGATAAAAACCTCTGGCTCGACGACGCCAAAGGGCTCGCTTACCAGGTGCAGGTCCAGATTCCGGAATACCAGATGACTTCCGTCGAAGACATTGGTACTATTCCATTGAAAACCGGCGTGAGCAACCCATTGCTGGCCGATGTGGCTACATTTTCCGAAAAAACCGCCCCCGGCGAATACGACCGCGCCGGCCCCAACCGACTCGTGACTGTGACGGCCAACATTCATCAAAAAGACCTCGGTGCAGCCACTACCGCCGTTCAGAAAGCGATTAAGAATGCAGGCGAGTCGCCACGCGGGGTTATTGTAGAATTAAAAGGCCAGACCGACCTGCTGACCGAAACATTGAGCAGCCTCCAAACCGGCCTGCTGATCGCCGTGGTGATTATGTTCTTGTTGCTGGCGGCTACTTATCAGTCATTCAAACTGTCGCTGGTGGTACTTTCCACCATTCCGGCCGTGGTGGTGGGCTCGATTGGCCTCCTCCTGCTCACCGGCGCGACACTGAACCTGCAATCCTACATGGGGCTGATCATGTCGGTAGGTGTGTCGGTAGCGAATGCGATCCTGATGGTGACCAATGCCGAAAACCTGCGCCTCCAATTGCAGGATGCGCATAAGGCGGTCACCCTCGCGGCTGGCAGCCGTATCCGCCCGATCCTCATGACGAGTATCGCGATGATCGCCGGGATGGTCCCGATGGCATCCGGCATGGGCGAAGGCGGCGACCAGATTGCCCCGCTCGGACAGGCGGTAATCGGCGGGCTGATCGCCTCCACATTGGCATCGCTGCTCATTTTGCCTGCCGTATTCACGTTGGTGCAGCGCAAAGCGTCCGTCAACTCGGTATCCCTCGATCCCGAAGATCCCGAAAGCAATTTTTTCCGTAAAAAACTCCAAACATCCGTTTCCATGAATACCCTGAAATCCATCCTGATACTGATCACCGTCGCCGTCGGCCTGAGCGCATGCAGCAGCACCGCCGAAACGAGCGATAGCCACGAAGCCAAATCCGCCGGCGAAGCCGCGGCGGGTAGCGCAAAAGAATCGGCTGCTGTGGAACTGGCTTACGTGAAAAGTATGAAGCCCGCCCGGCAAGTAGCATTACCCGGTGAATTGAAGCCGTGGAATAAGGTGAGCATTCATCCAAAAGTGAAGGGGTTTGTCAAAACGGTCAATGTGGATCGCGGGACTTTTGTCAAAAAAGGCCAGGTGCTGTCGGTGCTGGAAGCGCCGGAAGTCATTTCGGAACTCAGCCAGGCCAAAGCACAGCTCATTGCCGCCGAAGCAGCCTTGCATGAAATCACTACGCGCTACCAGGCCACCGCATTGACATACAGTAGATTGCAAAAAACCAACCGCACGGAAGGCGCCGTGTCGCTCAACGAGCTGGACCTTGCCAAAGCCCGCGCCGCGGCAGACAGCGCTGCCATGTCGGTTGCGAAAGGCAACGTACAGGCCGCCAGGTCATTCATGGAAACCAAAACGGAGCTATCCCGATACCTGACGGTTACGGCACCGTTCGACGGCATTATTACCGAAAGAAATATCAGCCCAGGTGCGCTGGTAGGTCCGGGAGAAGGTGGCGCGAAGCCGTTGTTCATTCTGGAAGATCATACCAAACTGCGCCTGACACTTGCGATTC